A region of Vicia villosa cultivar HV-30 ecotype Madison, WI unplaced genomic scaffold, Vvil1.0 ctg.004609F_1_1, whole genome shotgun sequence DNA encodes the following proteins:
- the LOC131642185 gene encoding uncharacterized mitochondrial protein AtMg00810-like has protein sequence MSMVGELTYFLGLQIKQMEDSTFLSQSKYAKNIVKKFGMDNASHKRTPAPTHLKLSKDEGGISVDQSLYRSVIGSLLYLKASRPDIAFAVGTCARYQAEPKVSHLNQVKRIFKYVNGTSDYGILYTHGCDPILTGYCYADWAGSANDRKSTSGGYFFLGNNLISWLSKKQNCVSLSTTEAEYIAAGSSCSQLNVMTLYCDNLSAINISKNPIQHSRTKHIDIRHHFIRELVKDKVICLEHVSTELQLAGIFTKAIDATQFENLRSKTSPSSLENDGGLSFSRNGDGRQRSTVESSPIKFLSSHLSSSTFSVSPSQLLSLQLIVLVSLQTAPEKELTQRCFFRLKIDPVKEIA, from the exons atgagtatggttgGAGAATTGACTTACTTCCTTGGTCTTCAAATCAAGCAAATGGAAGACTCCACCTTTTTGTCTCAAAGTAAATATGCCAAGAACATAgtgaaaaagtttggaatggataatgcgagtcacaaaagaactcctgcaCCAACACATCTAAAGCTATCCAAAGATGAAGGGGGCATAAGTGTTGACCAGAGTTTGTACAGGAGCGTGATTGGAAGCTTGCTATATCTAAAAGCCAGCAGACCAGATATTGCATTTGCAGTTGGAACATGTGCCAGATATCAAGCAGAGCCAAAGGTAAGTCACTTAAACCAAgtcaagagaatcttcaaatatgTAAATGGAACTTCTGACTATGGCATATTGTACACTCACGGGTGTGACCCTATTCTGACTGGATATTGTTATGCTGACTGGGCCGGAAGTGCTAATGACAGAAAAAGCACATCTGGTGGATATTTCTTCTTAGGAAACAATCTCATATCATGGCTTAGCAAGAAGCAGAACTGTGTCTCATTATCAACTactgaagcagaatacatagcagctggTAGTAGTTGTTCTCAACTG AATGTCATGACTTTGTACTGTGACAATCTCAGTGCTATCAACATCTCCAAAAATCCAATTCAGCATAGCAGAACCAAACATATAGATATCCGACATCACTTTATCAGAGAACTCGTAAAAGACAAGGTGATCTGCTTAGAACATGTATCCACTGAACTTCAGCTAGCTGGCATTTTCACAAAAGCCAttgatgctacacagtttgaaAACTTGCGGAGCAA AACTTCTCCTTCCTCACTTGAGAATGACGGCGGCCTCTCCTTCTCACGAAATGGAGACGGAAGGCAGCGTAGTACGGTGGAGTCTTCTCCGATCAAATTCCTCTCGTCTCACCTCTCGTCTTCCACTTTCTCAGTTTCCCCATCTCAGCTTCTCTCTCTCCAACTCATTGTTCTTGTGAGCTTACAAACAGCACCGGAGAAAGAATTAACGCAGAGGTGTTTCTTCCG ATTGAAGATTGATCCGGTGAAGGAGATTGCTTGA